Proteins encoded by one window of Nocardia goodfellowii:
- a CDS encoding STAS domain-containing protein: MLCRSGTITVELEEEHDSGRILVVAGEVDSHTIPSLAAALECIFDDHPSRVLVDLSGVWFMDAAGVSVLAKANARAWPHTVFAVIATGPAARPLQLTRPDCAIAVYPHRSMALACTSDAIELPETRETAAVSDPSPAMASYG, from the coding sequence ATGCTCTGTAGATCAGGAACGATCACCGTCGAGCTCGAAGAAGAGCACGATTCCGGGCGAATCCTCGTCGTAGCCGGAGAAGTCGACTCCCACACCATTCCTTCCCTGGCCGCCGCGCTGGAGTGCATCTTCGACGACCATCCCAGCCGTGTCCTGGTAGATCTGAGCGGCGTGTGGTTCATGGACGCCGCCGGTGTGAGCGTCCTCGCGAAAGCCAACGCCAGGGCTTGGCCGCATACGGTGTTCGCGGTCATCGCGACCGGTCCCGCGGCACGTCCACTGCAGCTGACCCGTCCGGACTGCGCGATAGCGGTCTACCCGCACCGCTCGATGGCACTCGCCTGCACCTCCGATGCCATCGAATTGCCCGAAACCCGGGAGACCGCAGCCGTTTCGGACCCCAGTCCCGCGATGGCGTCTTACGGCTGA
- a CDS encoding DUF418 domain-containing protein: protein MSVSPDSAPPVAAAPPTRITEIDILRGFALFGILVVNVFVATQLWDFGNARDFEQSSRDNGHWVLAILDALFSGRFYLLFAFLFGYSFTLQMAAARQARVSERARLLRRCVALGAIGFAHVSLLWLGDILTLYAVLGLVLIACRHLRPRTAWIAGAVLYITSVLMPGMDAAFYAVWNVLDFPSLRADFTRGFAETLDAQTTVGPKFMLLNWFGQALPSLGLLLIGMAAGKRGILHRPDILYRWAPRTVRVGLLVGLPVSLVTFADTMRWIDQPETWSELQALVNPLMTLAYVAAIMQVAVYAPFLRRYLEWLAPAGRMAATNYIAQSVVLMALYSGYGLGLADQVPPTTMLALALLTFAAQVGLSGWWLRGHQYGPVEWMLRCATYLTIPSWRKPG, encoded by the coding sequence ATGTCCGTTTCACCCGATTCCGCGCCGCCCGTCGCGGCAGCCCCGCCGACGCGCATCACCGAGATCGACATCCTGCGCGGATTCGCCCTGTTCGGCATCCTGGTGGTCAATGTCTTCGTCGCGACGCAACTGTGGGACTTCGGCAACGCCCGCGACTTCGAGCAGTCGTCGCGCGACAACGGGCACTGGGTACTCGCGATACTCGACGCTCTGTTCTCCGGCCGGTTCTACCTACTGTTCGCGTTCCTGTTCGGATATTCGTTCACCCTGCAGATGGCGGCGGCGCGGCAGGCGCGGGTCTCCGAGCGAGCTCGGTTGCTGCGACGATGTGTGGCCTTGGGCGCGATCGGGTTCGCGCACGTGTCCCTGTTGTGGCTCGGTGACATTCTCACTTTGTACGCGGTCCTGGGCCTGGTTCTGATCGCCTGCCGTCACCTGCGCCCGCGCACCGCCTGGATCGCCGGCGCCGTGCTCTACATCACATCGGTACTGATGCCCGGTATGGATGCGGCCTTCTACGCAGTCTGGAACGTGCTCGACTTTCCGAGTCTGCGAGCGGATTTCACCCGCGGCTTCGCCGAGACCCTGGATGCCCAGACGACGGTCGGGCCGAAGTTCATGCTGCTGAACTGGTTCGGGCAGGCCCTGCCGAGCCTCGGTTTGCTGCTGATCGGCATGGCCGCGGGTAAGCGAGGAATCCTGCACCGTCCCGACATCCTGTACCGGTGGGCGCCTCGAACCGTGCGGGTCGGTCTGCTTGTGGGCCTGCCGGTTTCGCTGGTCACTTTCGCCGACACCATGCGGTGGATAGACCAGCCCGAGACCTGGTCGGAACTCCAGGCTCTCGTCAACCCGCTGATGACGTTGGCCTACGTCGCCGCCATCATGCAGGTGGCGGTCTACGCGCCGTTCCTCCGGCGCTACCTCGAATGGCTGGCTCCGGCAGGGCGAATGGCGGCGACGAACTACATCGCGCAATCGGTCGTGCTGATGGCCCTCTACTCCGGTTACGGGCTCGGCCTCGCCGACCAGGTGCCGCCCACAACGATGCTGGCACTGGCGCTGCTGACCTTCGCCGCGCAGGTGGGGTTGAGCGGGTGGTGGTTGCGGGGTCATCAGTATGGGCCGGTGGAGTGGATGCTGCGCTGCGCGACCTACCTGACGATCCCGTCGTGGCGGAAGCCGGGCTGA
- a CDS encoding phosphotransferase family protein, with protein sequence MFTPPSAIGAAAIAEVVAAQWLPDIAEISYLPWGFGAHHWRATGREAVLFVTLDQLEPRHTAASLEAAYAGAASLSDAGLQVVCPPLLARSGRFTVDVGAGVLSATPWLRGRSPSSAEAGEPSHVRQVVSALAALHASAPPAGLRSWTPQVGADFPDLLRARTAEPWTSGPLAESARNALAAHHDHIADWTHRYLELSETALAERDSWVPTHGEPHNDNQVVTADGLRLVDWESLALAPRDYADLPAAALPHPDPAMVELFALDWRLAEIAEYARWFAGPHTGTDDDHTALQGLYEELAPGVR encoded by the coding sequence ATGTTCACCCCTCCTTCCGCTATCGGTGCGGCGGCGATCGCGGAGGTGGTCGCGGCGCAGTGGCTGCCCGACATCGCCGAGATCAGTTATCTGCCATGGGGATTCGGCGCGCATCATTGGCGTGCGACCGGCCGGGAAGCCGTGTTGTTCGTGACGCTGGATCAGCTCGAGCCGCGACACACCGCGGCGTCTTTGGAGGCTGCCTATGCCGGGGCGGCCTCCTTGTCGGACGCCGGTCTGCAGGTGGTGTGCCCGCCATTGCTCGCACGGTCCGGACGCTTCACCGTCGATGTCGGCGCGGGTGTGCTCAGCGCGACGCCGTGGCTGCGCGGCCGCAGCCCCAGCAGCGCCGAGGCCGGCGAGCCCAGCCATGTGCGGCAGGTCGTCAGCGCGCTGGCTGCTCTGCACGCCTCGGCTCCGCCCGCCGGTCTGCGGTCATGGACCCCGCAAGTAGGTGCCGACTTTCCCGATCTCTTGCGCGCTCGCACCGCCGAACCATGGACGAGTGGTCCACTGGCCGAATCGGCCCGCAACGCTCTGGCCGCGCACCACGATCACATCGCGGACTGGACGCACCGCTACCTGGAGCTGTCGGAAACCGCCCTGGCCGAACGAGATTCATGGGTACCCACCCATGGTGAGCCACACAACGACAACCAGGTCGTGACCGCCGACGGCCTGCGCCTGGTCGACTGGGAGTCACTGGCGCTGGCGCCACGCGACTACGCCGACCTCCCGGCTGCCGCCCTGCCGCATCCGGACCCCGCAATGGTCGAACTCTTCGCCTTGGACTGGCGCCTGGCCGAAATCGCCGAGTACGCCCGATGGTTCGCCGGCCCGCACACCGGCACCGACGACGACCACACCGCCCTGCAAGGTCTGTATGAGGAATTGGCGCCGGGCGTGCGATAG
- a CDS encoding dihydrofolate reductase family protein, translated as MNADISQGESPIRLYMSMSLDGFIAGPDDRPGQELGRDGGRLFNWLDDRMSDGPSGQVFSEASATGAVISGRRTFELAGRWQGDHHDGVPILVLTHHIDDDDVPPGSARFVTDVGDCVARARAAAGGRPVLVHGAGAAQALLRAGLLDEMEIHLVPVLLGEGRRLFDSLGPDHIELELIRRLEARDVTHLRYRVLRDQPGDQST; from the coding sequence ATGAACGCAGATATCTCGCAGGGCGAATCGCCGATCCGGCTCTACATGTCGATGTCGCTGGACGGTTTCATCGCCGGCCCGGATGACCGTCCAGGGCAGGAACTCGGTCGCGACGGCGGGCGGCTGTTCAACTGGCTCGACGATCGGATGTCGGACGGCCCGAGCGGGCAGGTGTTCAGCGAAGCCTCGGCCACCGGGGCGGTGATCTCCGGTCGGCGCACCTTCGAGTTGGCCGGGCGCTGGCAGGGCGACCACCACGACGGCGTGCCGATCCTCGTCCTCACCCATCACATCGACGACGACGATGTCCCGCCGGGCAGCGCGCGGTTCGTCACCGATGTCGGAGACTGTGTCGCGCGCGCCCGTGCCGCCGCGGGCGGCCGTCCCGTGCTCGTGCACGGCGCGGGTGCGGCGCAAGCGCTGCTGCGGGCCGGGTTGCTGGATGAGATGGAGATCCACCTCGTGCCGGTTCTACTGGGCGAGGGACGCCGGTTGTTCGACAGTCTGGGGCCCGACCACATCGAGCTCGAGTTGATCCGGCGGCTGGAAGCCCGCGATGTGACGCACCTTCGCTACCGCGTGCTGCGGGATCAGCCCGGAGATCAATCCACTTGA
- a CDS encoding VOC family protein: MPATGPDFLSLQARDLAASQAFYERYLGLVRSPAGPPHAVVFATEPIAFALREIIPGTDLSTVAHPGIGAAIWLHANDVQAIHDALAADGHTIVSAPIDGPFGRTFTFADPDGYQITLHDRA, from the coding sequence ATGCCCGCCACCGGTCCCGATTTCCTCTCGCTCCAAGCGCGCGATCTCGCGGCTTCGCAGGCGTTCTACGAGCGGTACCTCGGCCTCGTCCGCTCGCCGGCCGGACCGCCACACGCCGTCGTCTTCGCGACCGAGCCGATCGCCTTCGCGCTCCGCGAGATCATTCCCGGCACCGATCTCAGCACCGTCGCGCACCCCGGCATCGGAGCCGCGATCTGGTTGCACGCCAACGACGTTCAGGCCATTCACGATGCGCTCGCCGCCGACGGTCACACCATCGTCTCCGCGCCGATCGACGGCCCCTTCGGCCGGACATTCACCTTCGCCGACCCCGACGGCTACCAGATCACCCTGCACGACCGTGCCTGA
- a CDS encoding maleylpyruvate isomerase family mycothiol-dependent enzyme produces MIPLDTRPLFRGERQALLELLDSLDAADWQQPTVCPGWNVADIAAHILNDYLRRISGSRDGHTGAVFADDETLPSYLARVNEEFVRAMRQGSPRVLTDLLAHLGPQLDSVWATTVDLTEPARLNVSWAGLGTSPAWLDIAREYTEFWVHQQQIRDAVSRPGADDAALLGPVLVTFLHALPWALREQARPEGTTVRFEISGPAGGHWSAVSDGARWELTTAQVDEPAAVVRMDQDTFWRLASRGITVEEARARADLRGDPELTEAATTLLAVVV; encoded by the coding sequence ATGATTCCCCTCGATACCCGCCCGCTGTTCCGCGGCGAAAGGCAGGCGCTGCTCGAGCTGCTCGATTCTCTGGACGCCGCCGACTGGCAGCAGCCGACCGTATGTCCGGGCTGGAATGTGGCCGACATCGCCGCGCACATCCTCAACGATTACCTACGACGGATCTCCGGCAGCCGGGACGGGCACACCGGTGCGGTGTTCGCCGACGACGAGACCCTGCCGTCCTACTTGGCGCGCGTCAACGAGGAATTCGTGCGCGCGATGCGCCAAGGCAGCCCCCGGGTGCTCACCGATCTACTGGCACATCTTGGCCCCCAACTGGATTCGGTCTGGGCAACCACCGTCGATCTCACCGAACCCGCACGGCTCAACGTTTCCTGGGCGGGACTCGGTACCAGTCCGGCGTGGCTCGATATCGCCCGCGAATACACCGAATTCTGGGTCCATCAGCAGCAGATCCGCGACGCGGTGTCGCGCCCCGGCGCGGACGACGCCGCGTTGCTGGGCCCGGTGCTCGTGACTTTTCTGCACGCGTTGCCGTGGGCACTACGCGAGCAGGCGCGGCCCGAGGGCACGACTGTGCGTTTCGAGATCAGCGGCCCCGCGGGCGGTCACTGGTCGGCGGTATCCGACGGTGCGCGCTGGGAGCTCACGACCGCGCAGGTCGACGAGCCCGCCGCGGTTGTTCGCATGGACCAGGACACCTTCTGGCGTCTGGCCAGTCGCGGGATCACCGTCGAGGAGGCGCGTGCCCGAGCTGACCTTCGTGGCGATCCCGAGCTGACGGAGGCGGCGACGACATTGCTTGCCGTGGTCGTTTGA
- a CDS encoding dihydrofolate reductase family protein, which translates to MRKLIVQQWVTADNIVAEEDGGLSFVSVEPFSETTDQVFKASVLGLIDSVDTMILGANTYAQSTGWADAEDQGEYGEKLNNLTKFVASSKLDDAPWGDFPAATVTRDPVATVRELKDQDGKNLWLFGSLTLMRSLFDAGLVDEIQMLVCPVTRGKGTHLFDDRRDLKLIEAASFANGVMLVRYAIAK; encoded by the coding sequence ATGCGCAAGCTCATAGTCCAGCAGTGGGTCACCGCGGACAACATTGTCGCGGAGGAGGACGGAGGGCTGAGTTTCGTCTCGGTGGAGCCCTTCTCGGAGACCACCGACCAGGTGTTCAAGGCAAGCGTGCTGGGTCTTATCGACTCGGTTGACACAATGATTCTGGGCGCGAACACCTACGCCCAATCGACCGGCTGGGCCGATGCCGAGGATCAGGGTGAGTACGGCGAGAAGCTCAACAACCTCACCAAGTTCGTCGCCTCGTCGAAACTGGACGACGCGCCCTGGGGCGACTTCCCCGCCGCGACCGTAACCCGCGACCCGGTCGCCACGGTCCGCGAACTCAAGGACCAGGACGGCAAGAACCTCTGGCTGTTCGGGAGTTTGACACTCATGCGCTCGCTGTTCGACGCGGGCCTCGTCGACGAAATCCAGATGCTCGTCTGCCCGGTCACCCGAGGCAAAGGCACACATCTTTTCGACGATCGGCGAGACCTGAAGCTGATCGAGGCCGCCTCGTTCGCCAATGGAGTGATGCTCGTGCGCTACGCGATAGCGAAGTAA
- a CDS encoding class I SAM-dependent methyltransferase — MASSPNGESFTFHSERRGSILTPSEFVYTGRDNLEAMSGAVNYNRFLIDCVDKHVTSPNLRILDFGAGSGTYADMLSARQIIPDCLEPDTELRKLLHAKGYCVVEDATRKSGADTYSLIYTFNVLEHIKNDQEALEQIASRLCSGGTLVVYVPALEILFTSMDTKVGHYRRYRRTQLNRILRNAGLEVVESRYCDPIGFFATLVYKIAGSDDGTINPRALHFYDRLVFPLSKALQRMTGKLFGKNVLVVATKP, encoded by the coding sequence GTGGCATCATCTCCGAACGGAGAGTCGTTTACATTCCATTCCGAGCGAAGGGGATCGATTCTGACGCCCAGCGAGTTCGTGTACACCGGCCGGGACAACCTGGAAGCGATGTCCGGCGCCGTCAACTACAACCGGTTTCTGATCGACTGTGTCGACAAACACGTCACGTCGCCGAACCTGCGAATCCTCGACTTCGGTGCGGGCAGCGGAACTTACGCCGATATGTTGTCCGCGCGACAGATCATCCCCGACTGCCTCGAGCCGGACACGGAGCTGCGAAAGCTGCTGCATGCGAAGGGCTATTGCGTGGTCGAGGATGCCACGCGCAAGTCCGGCGCCGATACCTACAGCCTCATCTACACCTTCAATGTGCTCGAGCACATCAAGAACGACCAGGAGGCCTTGGAGCAGATCGCTTCCCGGTTGTGTTCCGGCGGCACGCTCGTCGTCTATGTGCCCGCGCTGGAAATCCTGTTCACCTCGATGGATACCAAGGTGGGTCATTACCGGCGCTATCGCCGCACCCAGTTGAACCGCATCCTGCGCAACGCGGGATTGGAGGTCGTGGAATCCCGCTACTGCGACCCGATCGGCTTCTTCGCGACACTCGTGTACAAGATCGCCGGAAGTGACGACGGCACAATCAATCCGCGTGCGCTCCATTTCTACGATCGGCTGGTCTTTCCGCTCAGCAAGGCATTGCAGCGCATGACCGGCAAACTGTTCGGCAAGAACGTCTTGGTTGTCGCCACCAAACCCTGA
- a CDS encoding MFS transporter, translating to MSATEMTGALPTARRAEAAFAALAAVQLVMIASITMLTVALPQLQRDWGSSSAELVVLATSYSVTFGALLLVAGRAADRYGPRRTAIGALAVFAVASVAAAAAPGMTVLVAARLLQGVGAAFAVPAAMALIPAVFADSGRRIRATAVWGVLAVTGAAAGTVISGFLVDAVSWRWLFMPVALIASGAAVVIAALVPIDPPARFPHAAIAPVSTVAVTAGLTALLYGLAAESLPLAGAGLLLLAGFVVTQRHSSAPLLPVLAIPGRAGLAAILISAGANASLYYLLTLYLASVGYSPAGISAAFVPAAIVVLLAGPAAARLLGRYGARAVLVTGLLLAAAGTVLVSTLGPYLGLQLAGLLIFPFGVGLALSAAMAITMAAAGPARQGSTGGLANTAMETGPPLVLALVAPLARTYGDTTAFLVLAAALAAIVPIALLAVGRARSDG from the coding sequence ATGTCAGCGACAGAGATGACCGGAGCGCTGCCGACGGCACGCCGGGCCGAGGCGGCGTTCGCGGCGCTGGCAGCGGTGCAGCTGGTGATGATCGCCTCGATCACCATGCTGACCGTGGCATTACCTCAGCTACAGCGGGATTGGGGCTCGAGTTCCGCGGAACTCGTGGTGCTCGCCACCTCCTACAGCGTCACGTTCGGGGCGTTGCTGCTCGTGGCGGGTCGCGCCGCCGATCGGTACGGTCCGCGCCGCACGGCGATCGGAGCGCTGGCGGTCTTCGCGGTGGCCTCGGTCGCCGCGGCCGCCGCGCCGGGCATGACGGTCCTGGTAGCGGCCCGGCTCCTCCAGGGAGTCGGCGCGGCGTTCGCCGTGCCGGCGGCAATGGCGCTGATCCCCGCGGTGTTCGCCGACTCTGGCCGCCGGATCCGCGCCACGGCTGTATGGGGTGTGCTCGCGGTCACCGGAGCCGCTGCGGGAACGGTGATTTCGGGCTTCCTGGTCGACGCGGTGTCGTGGCGGTGGCTGTTCATGCCCGTGGCGCTCATCGCGTCGGGCGCGGCCGTCGTCATCGCCGCGCTCGTTCCGATAGATCCGCCCGCGCGGTTCCCACATGCGGCGATAGCTCCGGTGAGCACCGTCGCGGTCACCGCCGGTCTCACCGCTCTGCTCTATGGTCTCGCGGCGGAATCGCTGCCCCTGGCCGGAGCGGGGCTGCTGCTGCTCGCGGGATTCGTTGTGACGCAACGCCATTCCTCCGCGCCGTTGCTTCCGGTGCTGGCCATTCCGGGACGGGCGGGGTTGGCGGCGATCCTGATCTCGGCGGGGGCCAACGCGTCGCTGTACTACTTGCTGACTCTGTATCTGGCCTCTGTGGGATACAGCCCGGCGGGCATTTCGGCGGCCTTCGTGCCCGCCGCGATCGTGGTACTGCTCGCCGGTCCGGCTGCGGCTCGACTGCTCGGCCGCTATGGCGCCCGTGCCGTTCTCGTCACCGGCCTGCTGCTCGCAGCGGCCGGCACGGTGCTGGTCAGCACGCTGGGTCCGTATCTGGGTCTGCAACTGGCAGGGCTGCTGATCTTTCCCTTCGGTGTCGGACTTGCCCTTTCGGCGGCGATGGCCATCACGATGGCCGCCGCAGGTCCCGCGCGGCAAGGCTCGACCGGTGGGCTGGCCAACACCGCGATGGAGACCGGCCCGCCGCTCGTGCTGGCTCTGGTCGCGCCGCTGGCCCGGACCTACGGCGACACCACGGCATTCCTGGTTCTCGCCGCGGCTCTGGCTGCCATCGTCCCGATCGCCCTGCTCGCTGTCGGCCGCGCTCGCTCGGACGGCTGA
- a CDS encoding TetR/AcrR family transcriptional regulator produces the protein MARAKEFDPDTVLERALELFWERGYEATSMADLVRHLGIAKASIYATFGSKQEFFAKALRRYLDISDPQIMNELSQPGPVVPAVRALVWRYATEAAEDERHLGCLVVNSAVELAARDRGVARLVEASWAHLETTLTAALLRARAQGELPADADPRALARFLLVFLQGVRVLERTPDAAVRLRDAARVAVSVLG, from the coding sequence ATGGCAAGGGCAAAGGAGTTCGATCCGGACACGGTGTTGGAGCGTGCGCTGGAGCTGTTCTGGGAACGTGGCTACGAGGCGACCTCGATGGCGGACCTGGTGCGCCACTTGGGAATCGCCAAAGCCAGTATCTACGCGACCTTCGGCAGTAAGCAGGAGTTCTTCGCCAAGGCGCTGCGGCGGTATCTGGATATCTCCGACCCGCAGATCATGAACGAGTTGTCGCAGCCGGGTCCGGTAGTGCCGGCGGTACGAGCGCTGGTGTGGCGCTATGCGACCGAGGCGGCCGAGGACGAGCGTCATCTCGGCTGCCTCGTGGTCAACAGCGCGGTCGAGCTCGCCGCTCGGGATCGGGGCGTGGCGCGGCTGGTGGAAGCCAGTTGGGCGCATCTGGAAACAACACTGACCGCCGCGTTACTGCGGGCCCGAGCGCAAGGCGAGCTGCCCGCGGATGCGGATCCGCGCGCGTTGGCGCGGTTCCTGCTGGTGTTCCTGCAAGGCGTGCGAGTGCTCGAACGCACCCCGGACGCGGCCGTTCGATTACGGGACGCCGCGCGGGTAGCGGTGTCGGTCCTGGGCTGA
- a CDS encoding SDR family NAD(P)-dependent oxidoreductase: MTNTPSTTPGLLVGKVVFLTGAGRGIGAAAARLFAREGAQVLLAARTETQLKAVTEEIRATGGTADYVVCDLADPDSVQAAVDRCVRRYGRLDGAFNNGATGQPPGPLDQLSQADFDHVCAVNLRGPWLAMTAEIAAIRATARQGAIVNTSSVGSLMGNPALPIYGAAKRALNSLTESAAVTYGPEGIRVNAIAPGTTLTEMLHEWDAKSPGTIDQLNARTPLGRAAAPEEIAEAAAWLLSDRSSYVTGTVLRVDGGMRA; encoded by the coding sequence ATGACCAACACACCATCCACGACCCCCGGTTTGCTTGTCGGCAAAGTCGTCTTCCTCACCGGCGCGGGCCGCGGCATCGGCGCGGCCGCCGCACGATTGTTCGCCCGGGAGGGCGCTCAGGTGCTGCTCGCCGCCCGCACCGAGACTCAGCTGAAAGCGGTCACCGAGGAAATCCGCGCGACCGGCGGCACGGCCGACTATGTCGTCTGCGACCTGGCCGACCCGGACAGCGTCCAAGCCGCTGTCGATCGGTGCGTGCGGCGCTACGGCCGGCTCGACGGCGCCTTCAACAACGGTGCGACGGGCCAGCCACCCGGTCCGCTGGACCAGTTGTCGCAGGCCGATTTCGACCATGTCTGCGCCGTAAACCTCAGGGGCCCTTGGCTGGCCATGACCGCGGAGATCGCCGCCATCCGCGCCACCGCGCGACAGGGGGCGATCGTGAACACCTCCAGCGTCGGCAGCCTGATGGGCAATCCCGCGCTTCCCATCTATGGTGCGGCGAAGCGAGCTCTGAACAGCCTGACCGAATCCGCCGCTGTCACCTATGGTCCAGAAGGCATCCGCGTCAACGCCATCGCGCCCGGCACCACGCTCACCGAGATGCTGCACGAGTGGGATGCGAAGTCGCCGGGCACGATCGACCAGCTCAATGCCCGAACCCCCTTGGGCCGGGCGGCCGCTCCGGAAGAGATCGCCGAGGCCGCCGCCTGGCTGCTGAGCGATCGTTCCTCCTATGTCACCGGGACGGTCCTGCGGGTCGATGGCGGAATGCGGGCATGA
- a CDS encoding helix-turn-helix transcriptional regulator encodes MDRGELAGFLRSRRERITPADVGLPAGQRRRTPGLRREEVAQLAFISTEYYTRLEQARGPHPTREVLSQLARALRLSDAERDHLHHLAGVPPGPPPGPAREVRQSILDLLRRLPDTAALVLSAAYEVLAWNDLAAALLEDFSALSRRDRNLLRRAFLGPHRAGRRLYGISDADEFSRTAAQHLRAAAARYPDDPELTALISELRSGSPEFAELWAAHDVTDGPTLCKTFDHPLVGPISVNRDVLDIADRDQRVILYTANPGSPAEQALRLLSVIGTQRMETTPG; translated from the coding sequence GTGGACAGAGGAGAACTGGCCGGGTTCCTGCGCAGCAGACGTGAACGCATCACCCCTGCCGACGTAGGGCTTCCCGCCGGGCAACGCCGCCGCACCCCGGGGCTGCGCCGCGAGGAGGTCGCGCAGCTGGCGTTCATCTCGACCGAGTACTACACCCGGCTCGAACAGGCCCGCGGCCCGCATCCCACCCGAGAAGTGCTGTCCCAGCTTGCCCGCGCCCTGCGACTATCCGATGCCGAGCGCGATCACCTGCATCACCTCGCCGGTGTTCCGCCCGGGCCGCCGCCCGGACCCGCACGGGAGGTCCGCCAGAGCATCCTGGACCTACTGCGCCGATTGCCCGACACCGCCGCGCTCGTGCTCTCGGCCGCCTATGAGGTCCTCGCCTGGAACGACCTGGCCGCCGCCCTGCTCGAAGACTTCTCCGCGCTGTCCCGGCGCGACCGCAATCTCCTCCGCCGCGCGTTCCTCGGCCCGCACCGCGCGGGGCGTCGGCTCTACGGGATCTCGGACGCCGATGAGTTCAGCCGCACCGCCGCACAGCATCTGCGCGCGGCCGCGGCCCGCTACCCCGACGACCCGGAATTGACCGCCCTGATCAGCGAGCTCCGCTCCGGCAGTCCGGAATTCGCTGAGCTCTGGGCAGCGCACGACGTCACCGACGGCCCCACCCTCTGCAAGACCTTCGACCATCCGCTCGTCGGCCCCATCTCGGTGAACCGCGATGTGCTCGATATCGCCGACCGCGACCAGCGAGTCATCCTCTACACCGCGAACCCCGGCTCGCCCGCCGAACAGGCGCTGCGGCTGCTGTCCGTCATCGGGACGCAGCGCATGGAAACGACGCCCGGCTGA
- a CDS encoding MspA family porin, whose product MTTNPSTGSGLLTRSFGILGTTVAAVGLFAPGTATADVLVPLPDGHKVAPGAVITRTGERALVSPSLAANGAGRVVWVSGMVVAEVTETPEGKVGPDSGPSNNPGSNNSATFGASQLNTGYIIGCQVSIADNAVSLGASGGATLQSASISGSIGVRIKPGEVRFVQLERADIVKPGTYSVDYTDVEMSIEGCAGYAQARAYTNLEIIGESHTKTTLYGQPFSIG is encoded by the coding sequence ATGACAACTAATCCGAGCACCGGATCCGGCTTGCTCACGCGATCTTTCGGAATCCTGGGCACCACGGTCGCGGCAGTCGGACTGTTCGCACCGGGCACAGCCACGGCCGACGTTCTCGTGCCGCTGCCGGACGGCCACAAGGTGGCGCCCGGCGCCGTCATCACCCGCACGGGTGAGCGGGCCCTGGTATCGCCGTCCTTGGCGGCAAATGGCGCGGGCCGCGTCGTGTGGGTTTCGGGCATGGTCGTCGCCGAGGTCACCGAGACACCGGAGGGGAAGGTCGGGCCCGATTCCGGCCCCTCGAACAACCCGGGCAGCAACAACTCCGCCACCTTCGGTGCGTCCCAGCTCAACACCGGGTACATCATCGGCTGCCAGGTCAGCATCGCCGACAACGCCGTCTCGCTGGGCGCGTCCGGTGGCGCGACCCTCCAGTCGGCCAGCATCAGCGGCTCGATCGGGGTGCGGATCAAGCCCGGCGAGGTGCGGTTCGTGCAGCTCGAGCGCGCCGACATCGTCAAGCCCGGAACGTATTCCGTGGACTACACCGACGTGGAGATGTCGATCGAGGGCTGCGCCGGTTACGCGCAGGCTCGCGCGTACACCAACCTCGAGATCATCGGCGAGAGTCACACCAAGACGACCCTCTATGGGCAGCCGTTCAGCATCGGCTGA